CCAGCTGGAGATCCAGGAAGAGATCACCGGCCAATTCAAGACGACGCCTACGGACAAGAAAGGAACCAAAATAGCAAAACAGATCAACAAGCTTGTTTTTTTCAAATCTTTCATGCCAGCCCCCAACTGCCTGAGCGACAAGCGTTCGCATTTTTCTCTCCCATTGTATCAAAGAACGGTAAGACTTAGTAGAAATTTGCAGAACCTTGTAGATTCCTGCAGAGGGACGGGCCCCTTTACCAGGTTTCGTAAACCACTTTTCCCGTATCGGTCAGGTTGTAGCCGCCGAGCGCGGACAGGTCATTGCGGAATTCGGGGGAACGCAGGATCTTCAGCACCTGCTCAATCCACGCCCGGTTTTCCCCCGTCTTGAGCAAGACGAGATCGTAGCGCTCCTCGATCATCGGCAAGAATTCGACTCCGACGAGGTGAGCCGCTTTTTCGATGCCGACCCCGATATCCGCCTCGCCGCGAGCGATTGCCCCCGCCACCGAGAGGTGATTGCCCTCCTCCCGCCCGTATCCGGCCACATCACCGCCTTTTATGCCATGCAGGCGGAACTGCTCTTCGACCAAAGTGCGAGCACCGGAGCCTTTTTCGCGGTTGACCATGCGGACGCCGGGCCGGCGAAAATCCTCCCACGCCGCAAGTCCCAGAGGATTGCCCGGCTGCACGTAAAAACCGGCCCAGCGAGAGAGCAGGTGGACCACCAGAAAACGATGGCCGACCAGAATATGCCGGACATAAGGGATGTTATACGTGCCCGTGTCCCCGTCAAACAAATGCGTGCTGACGATGTCGGCCTCGCCTCTGTACATCGCCCAGAGGCTGTTGATGCTGCCCACGTAGGAGCGAAGCGGACGGGCGCTGTCCATCCGCTTGCCCAGGTGATCCGCCAGCAGATCGAGACTGACATCCTGCCCGCTGATGATGACTGATTGACGCTGTGTGCTGCGGGCGGCGGAGACTGGCACTAACGTCGCTGCCTGTACGGGCATTGCCGCCGGCGAATACGCTGCGGCAGTCCCCCGGTGCGCCCCCTTGGCACGAGCCTTGTACGCTTCCAGATCAGAAGCGTCCACTCTCATTTGTCTGCCCACCCGATAAGCGGGGAGTTCTCCTTTTTTGATGAGATCATAGACCGTCAATTTGGAGATTTTCAGCAGCTTGGCGATTTCTTCGGTCGTATAGGAGTTCTCTTGCATGCATTCTGCCTCCCGGATTCATGCGAAATCGGACCATTTTTCATTTCGCAATTGATTCTTGGATCAATTCCCTATAATCTAATTATAATCAATTATAACTAGTTATATCTACATATAAGATTGGAGGGAGCGTTTCTTGGCTATTTCTTTGACCAAAACGAATTTGTTTTCCTTTTTGCTCGCCATGTTCATCCTGGCACTCGCCGGCTGTTCCGCCCCGTCGACACCGTCGGCACCGTCGTCCACGCCGTCTGCCGGGGCCGGCACTCCCCCTGCTCAAGACCAGGCGGAATTGATGGTCTCGGCCGCAGCCAGCCTCACCGATGCTTTGCAAGAGCTAAAACCGCTCTTTGAAAAGAACCATCCGGGCGTAACCGTCACCTATGTCCTGGGCAGCTCCGGAAAGCTGGCTACCCAGATCGAGCAGGGAGCACCCTCTGATCTCTTCCTCTCAGCCGGCAAAAAAGATATGGACAAGCTGGATGAGAAACAATTGATCGAAAAAGAGAGCCGCATCGATTTTGCCCGAAATCAGTTGGTCCTCGTCATCAGCAAGGATCGCTTAGTGCCGGTATCCTCCTTTGAGGACTTGCAAGCCGGCGCTGTGCAGCATATCGCGGTGGGCCAGCCTGACAGTGTCCCGGCCGGACGCTATGCAAAAGAGACGCTGGAACATCTGCAGCTGTGGGAGCCGCTGTCTGAAAAAATGGTGTTCGCCAGCGACGTGCGTCAGGTGCTCACGTTTGTGGAATCGGGAAATGCCGAAGCGGGAATCGTCTACAGCAGCGACGCAGCCAGCTCCGATCGGGTACAGGTCGCAGCCGCGGCAAATCCGGAGTGGCACCAGCCGATCGTCTATCCGGGAGCCGTGATCCAAGGCTCACCCCGCGCCCAGTTGGCCAGGGATTTCCTCGCGTCTCTGTCCAGCGAGGAGGGCCGGGAGATTTTGAAAAAATACGGTTTTCACTAAGCCCTGCGCGGGAGGAAAGGAGATGGATGGTACGTGGACTCAAATCTAACTCCCCTGGCCCTGTCTTTGAAAGTGGCGCTCATCTCCACGGCTGTCGTCTTTTTAAGCGGGCTGGTGATGGCGAGATTTTTGACGCAAAAGGAGTTCTGGGGGAAAAACATGGTGGAATCCCTGCTTTTGCTGCCGCTCGTACTCCCGCCGACGGTAGTCGGTTTTGGCCTGCTGCTCGCCTTTGGCAAAAACGGATTCCTCGGCAAGTGGCTCTCGGATGTCTTTGGTCTGCAGATCGTGTTCACGCTGACAGGTGCTGTCATCGCGTCGGTCGTCGTCTCCTTTCCGCTGATGTATCAGAGCGCTCAGGCGGCGTTTTCGAGCATAGACCGCCGCCTGGAGGATGCGGCGCGAACGATGGGGGCATCCGAGTGGCGCCTCTTTTGGACGGTTTCGTTTCCGCTCGCCTGGCCCGGACTTTTGGCGGGGCTCGTCCTCTCTTTCGCCAGAGGGCTCGGCGAGTTTGGAGCGACCTTGATGCTGGCCGGGTACATCCCGGGCAAAACGGACACTATACCCGTCGCGATCTACTTCGCGGTAGAGGCGGGTCAAATGGACAAAGCAATGTTCTGGGTCATCGTGATCGTCGCGCTGGGATTGTGCACGACCGTCTGGCTCAACTGGTGGAGCCGCCGCCATCTGCGCCGCTACGCCTACAAAAAATGAGGAGAGAACGCAGACATGCTTCATGTAGATTTTACGAAAAGCCTGCCGGAATTTACATTGACCGCCCGCTTTTCCGTCGGGGAGGAGATCGCCGTCCTGTTCGGTCCCTCCGGCTCGGGAAAGACGACGATTCTCAACTGCATCGCCGGTCTGACACACCCCGACGACGGGTCCATCCGCCTGTCCAGCCAGGTCTTTTTTGACGGCGAGCGGCCGTATAAGCTGCCCCCGCAAAACCGGGGAGTCGGGTACGTTTTTCAGGAGTACGCCCTTTTTCCCCATATGACAGTGGAACAAAACATCCGCTACGGGATGAAGCGGCACGCTCAGGTAAACCTGCCCGAGCTGCTGCAAACAGTAGGAATCGATCATCTGCTCTCCAAATATCCGCATCAATTGTCGGGCGGACAAAAACAACGGGCAGCCTTGGTCCGGGCGCTGGCCACGGAGCCGTCCATCCTGCTGCTCGACGAGCCGCTCTCCGCCCTCGATGCCCAGACCCGGCGTCAGTGTCAGGATGAGCTGCTGCGCATCCACGAAAAATGGCGGATCCCCATCTTGCTCGTCACCCATGACCAGGACGAAGCGGAGCGCCTCGGCGACCTGGTGCTGACTAGCGAGAATGGGGCCTGGTGCCTCCCCCTGCAACATAAAAAAAGCCATGCCCTCTCCCCTGCGCCGTAAGACACAGGGAGCGGCATGGCTTTTTTCGCCTGCTCGATTATCGCGGTGCGATGGCTTGCAGCTGGATATCATTCTGCTTCGCCCAGCGGTGCAATTCGATGAGAAATTGGAGGACATCGGGACTTTCGCAATGAACGCAGAGGGTATCGGCGGCCAAGGCAATGCTCGTGCCGTCAACAGTCTTGACCTTTTGCTTCAGCACCAACTGTCTGGTCTGCTCCATCTGTTCCTCCTTGCTGATCAGCACGCTGCCCTCCAGCTCGCGAGGGGCCAGGCGTCCGTTCGGCAGATAGGCGCGGTCCGCAAAAACCTCTTCCGCTACCTGCAGGCCATACTCCAATCCGGCTTCCACCAAAGCGCTGCCGGAGAGGGCGTAGACGATCAGCTCGTCATCGATGTCGGAAATCGCCCGTGCTACCGCCTCTGCCAGTTCCGGCCGTTCTGCCGCTTCGTTGTACAAAGCCCCGTGCAGCTTCACGTGATGCAGCTCTCCACCCAACGCGCGGGTCACGCCGGACAAGGCTGACACCTGGTACAAGATGAGCTCATATACTTCACGGACAGTCAGGTTCATCGAGCGGCGCCCAAAACCGTGGACGTCCGGGTAGCCGGGATGCGCGCCAATCTTCACCCCGTGCCGAAGCGCCGCTTCAACCGTCCGGCAAATGATATGGGGGTCTCCGGCATGAAGGCCGCAGGCAATGTTGACGGAGGTGATCCACTTCATGATGCCCAAGTCTTCGCCTCTTCTTCCGCGGCCATAGCCCTCCGCCAGGTCACAGTTAATATCGAGATGTATCATCACGCACCGCCCCTTCCATTTCTCTCTATCCTATTTTTGAAAACGCAATCATCGGCATAGCCGCTGTATTTCATTCCTTTTAGCATACCATGTAACCGATTAGCAGGAAAAGGAAAAAAGCTGCCTGAATCGGGCAGCTTGCATCCGGTATCATTGAGGGCTTCCCGCTGGTTGCAGTTCGTTCTCCCCGATCAGGGAATCAGCGAGCGCCATGAGCTGGTGCTTCTCCTGTTTGTAATCGTATTCCTTTGCCTTATCCGGCTTCGCATTATTGTATTCAATCGGAATTTCGTGACGATGGGAGCGCTCGATCCTGGTGACGAAGTGGAGCCGCTCCAACACCCGAATGGTTTCGTCGATCTGAGCGGCATCGACGTACATCGAGACGTAGTTTAAGCGTTTGGAGACGTAATGAATGGTTCCGAATTTGCGTAAATTTTTAGCGGCACGGGTATTTTTCACCCATACGGCAAGACCCAAACGTCTTTCTCTCATAACCAGTCATCCTGCCCCTTTCGATCGTGGTAAACTGTTTGCAACGAAAAGTATATGGAGATGATCGCCCACATGAGGCTGCTTGATCAATGGTATCATCAACTGATTATACACCTGCGGGAAGAAGGAGTCATCACCGAGGCTGCCTGGCGCGAGTATGCCGGCCAGCGCTTCCTCTATGTAAACAGCCCTCTCCCGCCTCCGGAGCTCGGCATTTGCCTGACGGAAGCGGGAGAGCGGATGACGCAAGGAACTGTCGCCCGGCCGGAATGCATCTTCGTGCGGTCATCGGGTACTGATCAGGTGTACCGCTTTCGCTTCCGCATCCCGGAGGACAAGAAGTTCTGCTGCGGCAATCTGTGCGAAGATTGCTTTCTGTTTCGATCCTAGGTGCAATCCCGGCTACGAGGAGCGCTTTTTCACACTGCAGCCGCAGCTTCCGCCGCCGCCGCAACCGCTGCTTTTCGCTTCCAGAAACGGGTTGTTGCTGGGCACCTTGATACTGTTTGACACCGAATCCGCGATGGTGCGGCTCACTTCGTACAGGAGCTGGTCGAGGGCATCCTCCGCCCGCTTAAAGGCTTGCACAGAGTCCAGCATTTCGATGGAGCGCTTGAGCTGACGAATCTCCGTAGAGATTTTCTCGTAGTCGGGATGGTATTTCCCGAAGCGCTGCACATCCTCGTACTGTTCTTTTTTCCGTTCAAACTGGGCGAGCAGGCGCTGTGCCTCTTCGTCCCTCTCCATGCACTGCTTGGCGTGTATATAAGCCGAGACCTCGCGGGACTGGTTGATCATCGTGGACAGCTCATGCGAATGCAGTATGAGCTCAGCCATATCCACTGTTTTCAATGCTTCCATCAGCGAGACCTCCTGTTTGTTTTTTACGGATCGCCTTTTATTGTACCACGAAGCAAACAGGCTAGTACAGAGATTCAGGGAGGACGATGCGCACTCGCTGAATCTCGTCCAGCCGATACCGCTGCTTTTTCTTCCCCTGCTCCAGGGAAACATACCAGTAGCCCATGTCGACTGCCACCTCACGCGGTACGCCGGCCCTCACTGCCCGGTCCGCGAGCTCCGCCTGTATCTCCAGCCCCAGTTCGGCTGCGCGCTGCAGCAAGGTCCGCATGGTCTGGGGATGGTAGGATTGAAAATGCTGCGTCCACATTTTGGGCAACGCCGAGAGTTCCCGCATGCCGTCCAGCTGATCGGGAAAGGTGTTTTCGACCGCGTACCCGTCCCAGGGACGAGCGATGGTGAACAATCCGTCCTTATATCCCGCAGCCTGGGGCTCCTCTGCTTGCGGCTCGCCGATCATCGGCTGAGGCTGGTGGGGCTCATAGCCGAATTTGCGAAAGAGCGCCACTACCTCTTTCTCCTGACTCGGCGAAATGAGAAAATCGGTCGGAGCGATGATCATGGACAAATAAGGCTGAAAAGGAATCAGGTCCCTGAGCTCCGCCAATAAGCCGGGATGAGCCACGCGGACGCGGATAAACGGTTCGAGCTGAATTTGGCGCGTCTCTCGTCCCCATTGCCGAATCATTTGCACGAGCGGCTCGGGTACGGGATGATGGCAATAGCGCTGCAAAAGCCTGATCGCTTCCTCTTCTGTCCCGCCCGCCGACAAGTAGGCCTGCAGCGGTTTTGGCTGCAGCGTGCCCGAGAGAAAGTCGCCGTGAAAATCAAGCGGACAAAATCGACTAAGCTGCCAGATCGCCGCAAGCGGCACCAGCGGCGGAATTGTCACCGTGCCGGCGGGATCGATAAACCAGCCCTCTGTCTGCGCCAGGCGAGGCAGGCTGCTCCAGCGCCAATACAAGCCGCCCGCCGTATCCTGCCCCATCTGGATCCAGCCAAAGCCCAGCAGCAGATGGAGCCACCCGTTCACCGCAAGGTCCGCCGCATCCTCCGGAAGCTCGAATCCGGCTTCTGCCAATGCTCGCAGCTCTTCTGCGAGGCTGTTCCACCGCTCCGGCTCCGCGGTCTTCATCCGCGTCGCCAGACCATCCCACCAACTGTCATGGGGAAGGTATTCTTCGGCGAGCAAATCGTACAAATCATCCCATCTCTGTTCGGGCGCAGCTTGCAGCCATTCCTCCAGGCGAGTGCGATTCAGGACGAGCTGCCTGCCCCGCATGCGAATCAGGCCGAGACGGACGGCCAGATCTAGGACGACCGTCAGCGCGATGCCCTCTTTCGGCGAATCAGGCAGAGCCGCCTCCGCCCATCCGCTGACATGCGCATCGGAAATGGACAGAAGCGGTGCCAATTTCAGGAGAATCCGACGATGGATCTGCCCTTTTTGCGTAATCGGCACGTCCCCGCCCCGCAAATAGACAAAAAGCCCAATAAGATCCAGATGTATCCCTCTGCCTGCTGTTATATAATAAGGGAGCGTTTCCGCAGGTGGTGCAGTTGGCTCCCTGTCTTTTATCAGGCAGAGGGTGAAGCCTTCTCTCACTTCCCGCGGCATCTGGTAGCCCACCTCTCCCCACATTTTGCGGACGGTGAGGATCATACCAAGACGGCGCAGCTTGTTCAGGCCTGCTGTCAGCAGACGGCCTTTTCGCTGCACCCATTTTTCCCATTCTTTTTTTCGCAGAAATCCTCGCGCGGCGGAGGTGACGAAAAGGCGAATGACTTCCCGTTCGTTCTCATCTGCGCGATGCCAATAGCTCTCGATTACGAGCGGATCGGTCAACCTTTCTGCCACATCACGTTTGTCATCTAGACCCAATCGTCTGGCATGCTCGCCCAGGATCGACTGCCTCGTGTTTTGGGATAAATATTCGATACCTTGATGGATACGCACGCCTTTCACCTCACTTACACTAAACAACCCACTCTTATGGAGGGATGACAATGTTGCACGCATGGTACAGTTTGCTTTTGGCTGCCTCTCTCGCATGGACAGGTCAGCCTTTCTCTATAGATCATCCTACCAGCCCGAACGCGGCTGTGGAAGTTGGAGAAGCGCTGCAGCCGGCAGCTTCTTCCTACCCTCCTGCTGTTCAGGATGCGCTTCGCTCCGTTCGGAAAGCGGGAGGACATACTATCGTACGCGCGGACAAACAGACCTACGTCGTGATCGGGGCCGGCCAGCGTCCGACAGGCGGATACCGGTTGATCGCTGAGCGGATCGAACGGAAGGGAACGCACGGCTACGTCATTCACGTCCGAGAGCAAAAGCCTGCCGCCGGAGCGATGAAGACGCAGGTAATCAGCTTCCCGACACTCGTCGTGACTGTTCCAGACAGCCAGGCACAGATCAATGTTGTGTTCCGCTAAAAAGAAATAAGAAAAGCCGACGATCCAGCGCAGGTGCCGGAAGTCGGCTTTTTTGCTTTCCTTCTGAATGCCGCAAAAAGAAGCTGCTTACGGCTTCACATTCACGCTGAATTCCTGTTTGATTCCGTATGAATCGTGGTTATTATGAGCCAGCTCGACGACGATGTCATGCTTGCCGCTGGGCAGGTCTTTGACCACGTACGTCTCCTCGAAGGCTTTGGCGATCTTTTTCCCATCTACGTAAATATGCACATGCCCTTCGCCAAAGCGGTTATCTTTGCCCATATTCTCCACGGAAAAAGCAAAGCTCGTCACCTTCAGCTGCAGATGAAGCTCGTTCTTTTCCAGATGGTGGCTTACCTCCAGCGTTGGGGCTGGGCGGCTTTCATCCGCTGCCTGGCCGGCGCCTCCGGTTTCCACATGGCGGAAGGCTGAAAACGCCAACTCCAGGCATGCGACCAGACCCAGCACCAGCAGGAGACGGTAGACCAGACGTTGCGTGATTCTCTCTTTCATGGGGACACTCCTTTTCTCAGACAATCATCCCCATTTTTCCCCAACGCGTCCTGCTTCATTCTCCCCGCTAGCGTTTGGGCGGGCGAAATCCGGCAGCCTGGGCTTCCTCTTCCGTCGCAAACCAGAGCTCCGCCTTCGTCCGTTCATAATGCGAAGTGCCCGGCATGTGATAGATTTTTTCCCCTTTGGCATTAATATTTCCTTTAATGGGCTTGCCCGGAGGGGGCGCATCCTCTCGGGAGGAATCGGACGGCGTCGCTGTGGACGGCTCCTCGCCTCCCTCCGGCTCCCCCGCGTCGGCGGACGGTTCCGCTCCCCACAGTCCCCGGTTGTGCTTGCGCGCGTCCCGCTCCGCCTCTAAAAAGAGATCGGCATAGGCAACGTTGGGCGGGATCGTCATGATCCGGGCGTAGCCTTCGCGTACCAGCTTTTCATTGACGAAAGTGCCATCCGGCAAATAGACGTACGCCAGAAGCCGTTTATACCGGTCATGAGGCTCTACGTCAAAGACGAGGCGCACTTCCTGTCCCGTCAGCAATTGTTTGGTAAAGTTGCTCGCTTCCTTGCCGTAAGTCTCAACAGGGTGATTCGGCTTGACGGTCTCCGGCGTGTCGATCCCGATCATCCGCACTTTCTCCCCCGTGGAAATTTCAAATGTGTCGCCGTCGACGACACGCGTGACGGTCGCTTTTATCTCTCCGTTTGCCGCCGGCTCCCCGGCATCGCCGCAAGCGCTCAGCACAAAGGCCAGCGCCAGGAGCCAACCCAGTAGACTTCTCATGGTTCTGCCATCTCCTTTTTCCCGCTAGCTGTATACCAGCGTATCCGAAGCGGCAAGGCGGGTCAATCGCCTGATGCCGGAACAAACAAAAACGACCCGGTGCTAAAGGTCGTTTTTCGCGATCCAGACAGGCTGGGGAATTAATCTCGGTCACTGTTAAACAAGAACAGCAGCACCACTACGACGATGATGATCCACAGCAGCTCATCATTTTCCCGGTCAAAAAAATTATCGAACAACCCCATAGTGGAGTCCCCCTTTCCTTCTCGTTACAGCCTATGCAGCCGACAATCTGGGTGTCAGTCTGGATAAGCCCAAAAGTTCAGGGGGAGAGGGAACCTTGTACTCGGCAGCCGCCCATCATCTCAGCCGCGCGACGAGCAGATGGACATAGGTGGTCAGCTGCTTCGCTTCTACCTGAAACCCCAATGCTTCCAGGTCGCCGATCAGCCTGGAGCGGTCCGCGTAGTATTCATCCTCGATTTCCGCGACCGCCTCCAGGCGGCCAGCCAGGCGGAGCGATTGCA
This sequence is a window from Brevibacillus composti. Protein-coding genes within it:
- the modB gene encoding molybdate ABC transporter permease subunit; this encodes MDSNLTPLALSLKVALISTAVVFLSGLVMARFLTQKEFWGKNMVESLLLLPLVLPPTVVGFGLLLAFGKNGFLGKWLSDVFGLQIVFTLTGAVIASVVVSFPLMYQSAQAAFSSIDRRLEDAARTMGASEWRLFWTVSFPLAWPGLLAGLVLSFARGLGEFGATLMLAGYIPGKTDTIPVAIYFAVEAGQMDKAMFWVIVIVALGLCTTVWLNWWSRRHLRRYAYKK
- a CDS encoding YlbG family protein, encoding MRERRLGLAVWVKNTRAAKNLRKFGTIHYVSKRLNYVSMYVDAAQIDETIRVLERLHFVTRIERSHRHEIPIEYNNAKPDKAKEYDYKQEKHQLMALADSLIGENELQPAGSPQ
- the modA gene encoding molybdate ABC transporter substrate-binding protein, producing the protein MAISLTKTNLFSFLLAMFILALAGCSAPSTPSAPSSTPSAGAGTPPAQDQAELMVSAAASLTDALQELKPLFEKNHPGVTVTYVLGSSGKLATQIEQGAPSDLFLSAGKKDMDKLDEKQLIEKESRIDFARNQLVLVISKDRLVPVSSFEDLQAGAVQHIAVGQPDSVPAGRYAKETLEHLQLWEPLSEKMVFASDVRQVLTFVESGNAEAGIVYSSDAASSDRVQVAAAANPEWHQPIVYPGAVIQGSPRAQLARDFLASLSSEEGREILKKYGFH
- a CDS encoding ATP-binding cassette domain-containing protein, yielding MLHVDFTKSLPEFTLTARFSVGEEIAVLFGPSGSGKTTILNCIAGLTHPDDGSIRLSSQVFFDGERPYKLPPQNRGVGYVFQEYALFPHMTVEQNIRYGMKRHAQVNLPELLQTVGIDHLLSKYPHQLSGGQKQRAALVRALATEPSILLLDEPLSALDAQTRRQCQDELLRIHEKWRIPILLVTHDQDEAERLGDLVLTSENGAWCLPLQHKKSHALSPAP
- a CDS encoding helix-turn-helix transcriptional regulator, yielding MQENSYTTEEIAKLLKISKLTVYDLIKKGELPAYRVGRQMRVDASDLEAYKARAKGAHRGTAAAYSPAAMPVQAATLVPVSAARSTQRQSVIISGQDVSLDLLADHLGKRMDSARPLRSYVGSINSLWAMYRGEADIVSTHLFDGDTGTYNIPYVRHILVGHRFLVVHLLSRWAGFYVQPGNPLGLAAWEDFRRPGVRMVNREKGSGARTLVEEQFRLHGIKGGDVAGYGREEGNHLSVAGAIARGEADIGVGIEKAAHLVGVEFLPMIEERYDLVLLKTGENRAWIEQVLKILRSPEFRNDLSALGGYNLTDTGKVVYETW
- a CDS encoding YlbF family regulator, with product MEALKTVDMAELILHSHELSTMINQSREVSAYIHAKQCMERDEEAQRLLAQFERKKEQYEDVQRFGKYHPDYEKISTEIRQLKRSIEMLDSVQAFKRAEDALDQLLYEVSRTIADSVSNSIKVPSNNPFLEAKSSGCGGGGSCGCSVKKRSS
- a CDS encoding protease complex subunit PrcB family protein, yielding MLHAWYSLLLAASLAWTGQPFSIDHPTSPNAAVEVGEALQPAASSYPPAVQDALRSVRKAGGHTIVRADKQTYVVIGAGQRPTGGYRLIAERIERKGTHGYVIHVREQKPAAGAMKTQVISFPTLVVTVPDSQAQINVVFR
- a CDS encoding thermonuclease family protein; translation: MRSLLGWLLALAFVLSACGDAGEPAANGEIKATVTRVVDGDTFEISTGEKVRMIGIDTPETVKPNHPVETYGKEASNFTKQLLTGQEVRLVFDVEPHDRYKRLLAYVYLPDGTFVNEKLVREGYARIMTIPPNVAYADLFLEAERDARKHNRGLWGAEPSADAGEPEGGEEPSTATPSDSSREDAPPPGKPIKGNINAKGEKIYHMPGTSHYERTKAELWFATEEEAQAAGFRPPKR
- a CDS encoding 5-oxoprolinase subunit PxpA, producing MIHLDINCDLAEGYGRGRRGEDLGIMKWITSVNIACGLHAGDPHIICRTVEAALRHGVKIGAHPGYPDVHGFGRRSMNLTVREVYELILYQVSALSGVTRALGGELHHVKLHGALYNEAAERPELAEAVARAISDIDDELIVYALSGSALVEAGLEYGLQVAEEVFADRAYLPNGRLAPRELEGSVLISKEEQMEQTRQLVLKQKVKTVDGTSIALAADTLCVHCESPDVLQFLIELHRWAKQNDIQLQAIAPR